Proteins from a genomic interval of Physeter macrocephalus isolate SW-GA chromosome 21, ASM283717v5, whole genome shotgun sequence:
- the CCDC120 gene encoding coiled-coil domain-containing protein 120 isoform X5, which produces MEVKGQLISSPTFSASAALFGEAAPQVKSERLRGLLDRQRTLQEALSLKLQELRKVCLQEAELTGQLPPECPLEPGERPQLVRRRPPAARAYPPLHPNPAHHSLCPAKAPQELALEALEREVSVQQQIAAAARRLALAPELSAEQRRRRRQVQADALRRLHELEEQLGDVRAHLGLPGIPPPQPLPLSTGAVITAQGVCLGTRLTQLSQEDVVLHSESSSLSESGASHDNEEPRGCFPLAERPSPPKAWDQLRAVSGGSPERRTPWKPPPSDLYGDLKSRRNSVASPTSPTRSLPRSASSFEGRSVPATPVLTRGAGPQLCKPEGLHSRQWSGSQDSQMGFPRADPVSDRASLFAARTRRSNSSEALLVDRAASGGAGSPPAPLVPPAAGPPVCKSSEVLYERPQPTPAFSSRTAGPPDPPRAARPSSAAPASRGVPRLPPVCGDFLLDYSLDRGLPRGGGGTGWGELLPAAEVPGPLSRRDGLLAMLPGPPPVYAADGSSPLLRSKDPHSRATRTKPCGLPLEAAEGPEVHPNPLLWMPPPARIPPAGERSGHKNLALEGLRDWYIRNSGLATGPQRRPGLPHMGPQHPTFLHARCYEVGQALYGAPSQAPLPHSRSFTAPPVSGRYYADFLYPPELSARLSDLTLEGEQSSGSDPQTPGTLV; this is translated from the exons ATGGAAGTCAAAGGTCAGCTGATCAGCTCTCCCACCTTCAGTGCCTCAG CTGCCCTGTTTGGAGAGGCTGCCCCCCAGGTGAAGTCAGAGCGTCTGCGGGGGCTGCTCGACCGTCAGCGGACCCTGCAGGAGGCCCTGAGCCTGAAACTTCAGGAGCTACGAAAAGTGTGTCTCCAGGAGGCG GAGCTGACTGGCCAGCTGCCCCCCGAGTGCCCACTGGAGCCTGGTGAACGGCCCCAGTTGGTCCGTCGGCGGCCGCCTGCAGCCCGTGCCTATCCTCCACTGCACCCCAATCCAGCACACCACTCCTTGTGCCCTGCCAAG GCCCCACAGGAGCTGGCGCTCGAGGCCCTGGAGCGCGAAGTGTCAGTGCAGCAGCAGATTGCGGCAGCTGCCCGCCGCCTGGCCTTGGCCCCTGAGCTCAGCGCGGAGCAGCGCCGACGTCGGCGCCAGGTCCAGGCAGATGCTTTGCGGAGGCTGCATGAGCTGGAGGAGCAGCTCGGGGACGTCCGGGCCCACCTGGGTCTCCCGGGGATCCCGCCGCCCCAGCCCCTGCCGCTGTCCACTGGGGCAGTTATCACTGCCCAGGGAGTCTGCCTGGGCACGCGCCTCACTCAGCTCAGCCAAG AGGACGTAGTCCTGCACTCGGAGAGCAGCTCCCTCTCAGAGTCTGGGGCCAGCCATGATAATG AGGAGCCCCGTGGCTGCTTCCCTCTGGCTGAGCGCCCTTCACCACCGAAGGCCTGGGACCAGCTGCGGGCAGTATCTGGGGGCAGCCCTGAGCGGCGAACCCCGTGGAAACCACCCCCGTCGGATCTTTATGGGGATCTGAAGAGCCGGCGGAACTCTGTGGCCAGCCCCACCAG CCCCACACGCTCGCTGCCCAGGAGTGCCTCCAGTTTTGAGGGGCGAAGTGTGCCTGCCACCCCTGTCCTCACCCGGGGCGCTGGCCCCCAGCTCTGCAA ACCTGAAGGCCTCCATTCTCGCCAGTGGTCCGGCAGCCAGGACTCCCAGATGGGCTTCCCCCGGGCGGACCCTGTCTCCGACCGTGCCTCCCTCTTCGCAGCTCGCACCCGCCGCAGCAATAGCTCCGAGGCCCTGCTGGTGGACCGGGCAGCTAGTGGGGGAGCTGGCTCCCCGCCTGCACCTCTGGTTCCCCCTGCCGCTGGTCCCCCAGTCTGCAAGAGCAGTGAGGTGCTGTATGAGCGCCCCCAACCAACTCCTGCCTTCTCCTCCCGCACGGCTGGCCCCCCAGACCCTCCCCGGGCTGCCCGGCCCAGCTCAGCCGCCCCTGCCTCCCGCGGGGTCCCCCGGCTCCCGCCTGTGTGTGGGGACTTCCTCTTGGACTACTCCCTGGACCGGGGCCTGCCCCGCGGTGGCGGCGGGACAGGCTGGGGGGAGCTGCTGCCCGCAGCTGAGGTCCCAGGACCCCTCTCCCGCCGTGATGGGCTCCTCGCCATGCTCCCAGGCCCACCACCTGTGTATGCAGCTGATGGCAGCAGCCCCCTCCTCCGCAGCAAGGACCCCCACAGCCGTGCCACCCGCACCAAGCCCTGTGGCCTGCCCCTGGAGGCCGCTGAGGGCCCAGAGGTGCATCCCAACCCTCTGCTGTGGATGCCCCCACCCGCCCGTATCCCCCCAGCTGGTGAGCGCAGCGGCCACAAGAACCTTGCCCTGGAGGGGCTGCGGGACTGGTACATCCGGAACTCGGGACTGGCCACAGGGCCCCAGCGCCGGCCTGGGCTCCCCCACATGGGCCCGCAGCACCCGACCTTCCTCCATGCCCGCTGCTATGAGGTGGGCCAGGCGCTGTATGGGGCCCCCAGCCAGGCACCACTCCCGCACTCAAGGAGTTTCACGGCGCCCCCTGTCTCCGGCAG ATACTACGCGGACTTCCTGTACCCCCCGGAGCTGAGCGCTCGTTTAAGTGACCTGACGCTAGAGGGGGAGCAGTCCTCCGGTTCTGACCCCCAGACCCCGGGGACACTGGTCTGA
- the CCDC120 gene encoding coiled-coil domain-containing protein 120 isoform X4: MQRALSSHQPQPLDSTRMEVKGQLISSPTFSASAALFGEAAPQVKSERLRGLLDRQRTLQEALSLKLQELRKVCLQEAELTGQLPPECPLEPGERPQLVRRRPPAARAYPPLHPNPAHHSLCPAKAPQELALEALEREVSVQQQIAAAARRLALAPELSAEQRRRRRQVQADALRRLHELEEQLGDVRAHLGLPGIPPPQPLPLSTGAVITAQGVCLGTRLTQLSQEDVVLHSESSSLSESGASHDNEEPRGCFPLAERPSPPKAWDQLRAVSGGSPERRTPWKPPPSDLYGDLKSRRNSVASPTSPTRSLPRSASSFEGRSVPATPVLTRGAGPQLCKPEGLHSRQWSGSQDSQMGFPRADPVSDRASLFAARTRRSNSSEALLVDRAASGGAGSPPAPLVPPAAGPPVCKSSEVLYERPQPTPAFSSRTAGPPDPPRAARPSSAAPASRGVPRLPPVCGDFLLDYSLDRGLPRGGGGTGWGELLPAAEVPGPLSRRDGLLAMLPGPPPVYAADGSSPLLRSKDPHSRATRTKPCGLPLEAAEGPEVHPNPLLWMPPPARIPPAGERSGHKNLALEGLRDWYIRNSGLATGPQRRPGLPHMGPQHPTFLHARCYEVGQALYGAPSQAPLPHSRSFTAPPVSGRYYADFLYPPELSARLSDLTLEGEQSSGSDPQTPGTLV; this comes from the exons ATGCAGAGG GCCTTGTCCAGCCATCAGCCACAGCCTCTTGACAGCACCAGGATGGAAGTCAAAGGTCAGCTGATCAGCTCTCCCACCTTCAGTGCCTCAG CTGCCCTGTTTGGAGAGGCTGCCCCCCAGGTGAAGTCAGAGCGTCTGCGGGGGCTGCTCGACCGTCAGCGGACCCTGCAGGAGGCCCTGAGCCTGAAACTTCAGGAGCTACGAAAAGTGTGTCTCCAGGAGGCG GAGCTGACTGGCCAGCTGCCCCCCGAGTGCCCACTGGAGCCTGGTGAACGGCCCCAGTTGGTCCGTCGGCGGCCGCCTGCAGCCCGTGCCTATCCTCCACTGCACCCCAATCCAGCACACCACTCCTTGTGCCCTGCCAAG GCCCCACAGGAGCTGGCGCTCGAGGCCCTGGAGCGCGAAGTGTCAGTGCAGCAGCAGATTGCGGCAGCTGCCCGCCGCCTGGCCTTGGCCCCTGAGCTCAGCGCGGAGCAGCGCCGACGTCGGCGCCAGGTCCAGGCAGATGCTTTGCGGAGGCTGCATGAGCTGGAGGAGCAGCTCGGGGACGTCCGGGCCCACCTGGGTCTCCCGGGGATCCCGCCGCCCCAGCCCCTGCCGCTGTCCACTGGGGCAGTTATCACTGCCCAGGGAGTCTGCCTGGGCACGCGCCTCACTCAGCTCAGCCAAG AGGACGTAGTCCTGCACTCGGAGAGCAGCTCCCTCTCAGAGTCTGGGGCCAGCCATGATAATG AGGAGCCCCGTGGCTGCTTCCCTCTGGCTGAGCGCCCTTCACCACCGAAGGCCTGGGACCAGCTGCGGGCAGTATCTGGGGGCAGCCCTGAGCGGCGAACCCCGTGGAAACCACCCCCGTCGGATCTTTATGGGGATCTGAAGAGCCGGCGGAACTCTGTGGCCAGCCCCACCAG CCCCACACGCTCGCTGCCCAGGAGTGCCTCCAGTTTTGAGGGGCGAAGTGTGCCTGCCACCCCTGTCCTCACCCGGGGCGCTGGCCCCCAGCTCTGCAA ACCTGAAGGCCTCCATTCTCGCCAGTGGTCCGGCAGCCAGGACTCCCAGATGGGCTTCCCCCGGGCGGACCCTGTCTCCGACCGTGCCTCCCTCTTCGCAGCTCGCACCCGCCGCAGCAATAGCTCCGAGGCCCTGCTGGTGGACCGGGCAGCTAGTGGGGGAGCTGGCTCCCCGCCTGCACCTCTGGTTCCCCCTGCCGCTGGTCCCCCAGTCTGCAAGAGCAGTGAGGTGCTGTATGAGCGCCCCCAACCAACTCCTGCCTTCTCCTCCCGCACGGCTGGCCCCCCAGACCCTCCCCGGGCTGCCCGGCCCAGCTCAGCCGCCCCTGCCTCCCGCGGGGTCCCCCGGCTCCCGCCTGTGTGTGGGGACTTCCTCTTGGACTACTCCCTGGACCGGGGCCTGCCCCGCGGTGGCGGCGGGACAGGCTGGGGGGAGCTGCTGCCCGCAGCTGAGGTCCCAGGACCCCTCTCCCGCCGTGATGGGCTCCTCGCCATGCTCCCAGGCCCACCACCTGTGTATGCAGCTGATGGCAGCAGCCCCCTCCTCCGCAGCAAGGACCCCCACAGCCGTGCCACCCGCACCAAGCCCTGTGGCCTGCCCCTGGAGGCCGCTGAGGGCCCAGAGGTGCATCCCAACCCTCTGCTGTGGATGCCCCCACCCGCCCGTATCCCCCCAGCTGGTGAGCGCAGCGGCCACAAGAACCTTGCCCTGGAGGGGCTGCGGGACTGGTACATCCGGAACTCGGGACTGGCCACAGGGCCCCAGCGCCGGCCTGGGCTCCCCCACATGGGCCCGCAGCACCCGACCTTCCTCCATGCCCGCTGCTATGAGGTGGGCCAGGCGCTGTATGGGGCCCCCAGCCAGGCACCACTCCCGCACTCAAGGAGTTTCACGGCGCCCCCTGTCTCCGGCAG ATACTACGCGGACTTCCTGTACCCCCCGGAGCTGAGCGCTCGTTTAAGTGACCTGACGCTAGAGGGGGAGCAGTCCTCCGGTTCTGACCCCCAGACCCCGGGGACACTGGTCTGA
- the CCDC120 gene encoding coiled-coil domain-containing protein 120 isoform X2, with the protein MGWPSPWPGRLGHCLVGGGLGIRHCAHPLIATTSRSRAWSRRLFFEVPEATPQHLSALALALSSHQPQPLDSTRMEVKGQLISSPTFSASAALFGEAAPQVKSERLRGLLDRQRTLQEALSLKLQELRKVCLQEAELTGQLPPECPLEPGERPQLVRRRPPAARAYPPLHPNPAHHSLCPAKAPQELALEALEREVSVQQQIAAAARRLALAPELSAEQRRRRRQVQADALRRLHELEEQLGDVRAHLGLPGIPPPQPLPLSTGAVITAQGVCLGTRLTQLSQEEPRGCFPLAERPSPPKAWDQLRAVSGGSPERRTPWKPPPSDLYGDLKSRRNSVASPTSPTRSLPRSASSFEGRSVPATPVLTRGAGPQLCKPEGLHSRQWSGSQDSQMGFPRADPVSDRASLFAARTRRSNSSEALLVDRAASGGAGSPPAPLVPPAAGPPVCKSSEVLYERPQPTPAFSSRTAGPPDPPRAARPSSAAPASRGVPRLPPVCGDFLLDYSLDRGLPRGGGGTGWGELLPAAEVPGPLSRRDGLLAMLPGPPPVYAADGSSPLLRSKDPHSRATRTKPCGLPLEAAEGPEVHPNPLLWMPPPARIPPAGERSGHKNLALEGLRDWYIRNSGLATGPQRRPGLPHMGPQHPTFLHARCYEVGQALYGAPSQAPLPHSRSFTAPPVSGRYYADFLYPPELSARLSDLTLEGEQSSGSDPQTPGTLV; encoded by the exons ATGGGCTGGCCCAGTCCCTGGCCAGGTAGGCTGGGCCATTGCCTAGTGGGAGGCGGCCTAGGCATCCGCCACTGCGCTCACCCGCTTATTGCCACTACCAGCCGGAGCAGGGCCTGGTCGAGACGACTATTTTTTGAGGTACCTGAGGCCACCCCACAGCACCTCTCTGCTCTGGCATTG GCCTTGTCCAGCCATCAGCCACAGCCTCTTGACAGCACCAGGATGGAAGTCAAAGGTCAGCTGATCAGCTCTCCCACCTTCAGTGCCTCAG CTGCCCTGTTTGGAGAGGCTGCCCCCCAGGTGAAGTCAGAGCGTCTGCGGGGGCTGCTCGACCGTCAGCGGACCCTGCAGGAGGCCCTGAGCCTGAAACTTCAGGAGCTACGAAAAGTGTGTCTCCAGGAGGCG GAGCTGACTGGCCAGCTGCCCCCCGAGTGCCCACTGGAGCCTGGTGAACGGCCCCAGTTGGTCCGTCGGCGGCCGCCTGCAGCCCGTGCCTATCCTCCACTGCACCCCAATCCAGCACACCACTCCTTGTGCCCTGCCAAG GCCCCACAGGAGCTGGCGCTCGAGGCCCTGGAGCGCGAAGTGTCAGTGCAGCAGCAGATTGCGGCAGCTGCCCGCCGCCTGGCCTTGGCCCCTGAGCTCAGCGCGGAGCAGCGCCGACGTCGGCGCCAGGTCCAGGCAGATGCTTTGCGGAGGCTGCATGAGCTGGAGGAGCAGCTCGGGGACGTCCGGGCCCACCTGGGTCTCCCGGGGATCCCGCCGCCCCAGCCCCTGCCGCTGTCCACTGGGGCAGTTATCACTGCCCAGGGAGTCTGCCTGGGCACGCGCCTCACTCAGCTCAGCCAAG AGGAGCCCCGTGGCTGCTTCCCTCTGGCTGAGCGCCCTTCACCACCGAAGGCCTGGGACCAGCTGCGGGCAGTATCTGGGGGCAGCCCTGAGCGGCGAACCCCGTGGAAACCACCCCCGTCGGATCTTTATGGGGATCTGAAGAGCCGGCGGAACTCTGTGGCCAGCCCCACCAG CCCCACACGCTCGCTGCCCAGGAGTGCCTCCAGTTTTGAGGGGCGAAGTGTGCCTGCCACCCCTGTCCTCACCCGGGGCGCTGGCCCCCAGCTCTGCAA ACCTGAAGGCCTCCATTCTCGCCAGTGGTCCGGCAGCCAGGACTCCCAGATGGGCTTCCCCCGGGCGGACCCTGTCTCCGACCGTGCCTCCCTCTTCGCAGCTCGCACCCGCCGCAGCAATAGCTCCGAGGCCCTGCTGGTGGACCGGGCAGCTAGTGGGGGAGCTGGCTCCCCGCCTGCACCTCTGGTTCCCCCTGCCGCTGGTCCCCCAGTCTGCAAGAGCAGTGAGGTGCTGTATGAGCGCCCCCAACCAACTCCTGCCTTCTCCTCCCGCACGGCTGGCCCCCCAGACCCTCCCCGGGCTGCCCGGCCCAGCTCAGCCGCCCCTGCCTCCCGCGGGGTCCCCCGGCTCCCGCCTGTGTGTGGGGACTTCCTCTTGGACTACTCCCTGGACCGGGGCCTGCCCCGCGGTGGCGGCGGGACAGGCTGGGGGGAGCTGCTGCCCGCAGCTGAGGTCCCAGGACCCCTCTCCCGCCGTGATGGGCTCCTCGCCATGCTCCCAGGCCCACCACCTGTGTATGCAGCTGATGGCAGCAGCCCCCTCCTCCGCAGCAAGGACCCCCACAGCCGTGCCACCCGCACCAAGCCCTGTGGCCTGCCCCTGGAGGCCGCTGAGGGCCCAGAGGTGCATCCCAACCCTCTGCTGTGGATGCCCCCACCCGCCCGTATCCCCCCAGCTGGTGAGCGCAGCGGCCACAAGAACCTTGCCCTGGAGGGGCTGCGGGACTGGTACATCCGGAACTCGGGACTGGCCACAGGGCCCCAGCGCCGGCCTGGGCTCCCCCACATGGGCCCGCAGCACCCGACCTTCCTCCATGCCCGCTGCTATGAGGTGGGCCAGGCGCTGTATGGGGCCCCCAGCCAGGCACCACTCCCGCACTCAAGGAGTTTCACGGCGCCCCCTGTCTCCGGCAG ATACTACGCGGACTTCCTGTACCCCCCGGAGCTGAGCGCTCGTTTAAGTGACCTGACGCTAGAGGGGGAGCAGTCCTCCGGTTCTGACCCCCAGACCCCGGGGACACTGGTCTGA
- the CCDC120 gene encoding coiled-coil domain-containing protein 120 isoform X1 — MGWPSPWPGRLGHCLVGGGLGIRHCAHPLIATTSRSRAWSRRLFFEVPEATPQHLSALALALSSHQPQPLDSTRMEVKGQLISSPTFSASAALFGEAAPQVKSERLRGLLDRQRTLQEALSLKLQELRKVCLQEAELTGQLPPECPLEPGERPQLVRRRPPAARAYPPLHPNPAHHSLCPAKAPQELALEALEREVSVQQQIAAAARRLALAPELSAEQRRRRRQVQADALRRLHELEEQLGDVRAHLGLPGIPPPQPLPLSTGAVITAQGVCLGTRLTQLSQEDVVLHSESSSLSESGASHDNEEPRGCFPLAERPSPPKAWDQLRAVSGGSPERRTPWKPPPSDLYGDLKSRRNSVASPTSPTRSLPRSASSFEGRSVPATPVLTRGAGPQLCKPEGLHSRQWSGSQDSQMGFPRADPVSDRASLFAARTRRSNSSEALLVDRAASGGAGSPPAPLVPPAAGPPVCKSSEVLYERPQPTPAFSSRTAGPPDPPRAARPSSAAPASRGVPRLPPVCGDFLLDYSLDRGLPRGGGGTGWGELLPAAEVPGPLSRRDGLLAMLPGPPPVYAADGSSPLLRSKDPHSRATRTKPCGLPLEAAEGPEVHPNPLLWMPPPARIPPAGERSGHKNLALEGLRDWYIRNSGLATGPQRRPGLPHMGPQHPTFLHARCYEVGQALYGAPSQAPLPHSRSFTAPPVSGRYYADFLYPPELSARLSDLTLEGEQSSGSDPQTPGTLV; from the exons ATGGGCTGGCCCAGTCCCTGGCCAGGTAGGCTGGGCCATTGCCTAGTGGGAGGCGGCCTAGGCATCCGCCACTGCGCTCACCCGCTTATTGCCACTACCAGCCGGAGCAGGGCCTGGTCGAGACGACTATTTTTTGAGGTACCTGAGGCCACCCCACAGCACCTCTCTGCTCTGGCATTG GCCTTGTCCAGCCATCAGCCACAGCCTCTTGACAGCACCAGGATGGAAGTCAAAGGTCAGCTGATCAGCTCTCCCACCTTCAGTGCCTCAG CTGCCCTGTTTGGAGAGGCTGCCCCCCAGGTGAAGTCAGAGCGTCTGCGGGGGCTGCTCGACCGTCAGCGGACCCTGCAGGAGGCCCTGAGCCTGAAACTTCAGGAGCTACGAAAAGTGTGTCTCCAGGAGGCG GAGCTGACTGGCCAGCTGCCCCCCGAGTGCCCACTGGAGCCTGGTGAACGGCCCCAGTTGGTCCGTCGGCGGCCGCCTGCAGCCCGTGCCTATCCTCCACTGCACCCCAATCCAGCACACCACTCCTTGTGCCCTGCCAAG GCCCCACAGGAGCTGGCGCTCGAGGCCCTGGAGCGCGAAGTGTCAGTGCAGCAGCAGATTGCGGCAGCTGCCCGCCGCCTGGCCTTGGCCCCTGAGCTCAGCGCGGAGCAGCGCCGACGTCGGCGCCAGGTCCAGGCAGATGCTTTGCGGAGGCTGCATGAGCTGGAGGAGCAGCTCGGGGACGTCCGGGCCCACCTGGGTCTCCCGGGGATCCCGCCGCCCCAGCCCCTGCCGCTGTCCACTGGGGCAGTTATCACTGCCCAGGGAGTCTGCCTGGGCACGCGCCTCACTCAGCTCAGCCAAG AGGACGTAGTCCTGCACTCGGAGAGCAGCTCCCTCTCAGAGTCTGGGGCCAGCCATGATAATG AGGAGCCCCGTGGCTGCTTCCCTCTGGCTGAGCGCCCTTCACCACCGAAGGCCTGGGACCAGCTGCGGGCAGTATCTGGGGGCAGCCCTGAGCGGCGAACCCCGTGGAAACCACCCCCGTCGGATCTTTATGGGGATCTGAAGAGCCGGCGGAACTCTGTGGCCAGCCCCACCAG CCCCACACGCTCGCTGCCCAGGAGTGCCTCCAGTTTTGAGGGGCGAAGTGTGCCTGCCACCCCTGTCCTCACCCGGGGCGCTGGCCCCCAGCTCTGCAA ACCTGAAGGCCTCCATTCTCGCCAGTGGTCCGGCAGCCAGGACTCCCAGATGGGCTTCCCCCGGGCGGACCCTGTCTCCGACCGTGCCTCCCTCTTCGCAGCTCGCACCCGCCGCAGCAATAGCTCCGAGGCCCTGCTGGTGGACCGGGCAGCTAGTGGGGGAGCTGGCTCCCCGCCTGCACCTCTGGTTCCCCCTGCCGCTGGTCCCCCAGTCTGCAAGAGCAGTGAGGTGCTGTATGAGCGCCCCCAACCAACTCCTGCCTTCTCCTCCCGCACGGCTGGCCCCCCAGACCCTCCCCGGGCTGCCCGGCCCAGCTCAGCCGCCCCTGCCTCCCGCGGGGTCCCCCGGCTCCCGCCTGTGTGTGGGGACTTCCTCTTGGACTACTCCCTGGACCGGGGCCTGCCCCGCGGTGGCGGCGGGACAGGCTGGGGGGAGCTGCTGCCCGCAGCTGAGGTCCCAGGACCCCTCTCCCGCCGTGATGGGCTCCTCGCCATGCTCCCAGGCCCACCACCTGTGTATGCAGCTGATGGCAGCAGCCCCCTCCTCCGCAGCAAGGACCCCCACAGCCGTGCCACCCGCACCAAGCCCTGTGGCCTGCCCCTGGAGGCCGCTGAGGGCCCAGAGGTGCATCCCAACCCTCTGCTGTGGATGCCCCCACCCGCCCGTATCCCCCCAGCTGGTGAGCGCAGCGGCCACAAGAACCTTGCCCTGGAGGGGCTGCGGGACTGGTACATCCGGAACTCGGGACTGGCCACAGGGCCCCAGCGCCGGCCTGGGCTCCCCCACATGGGCCCGCAGCACCCGACCTTCCTCCATGCCCGCTGCTATGAGGTGGGCCAGGCGCTGTATGGGGCCCCCAGCCAGGCACCACTCCCGCACTCAAGGAGTTTCACGGCGCCCCCTGTCTCCGGCAG ATACTACGCGGACTTCCTGTACCCCCCGGAGCTGAGCGCTCGTTTAAGTGACCTGACGCTAGAGGGGGAGCAGTCCTCCGGTTCTGACCCCCAGACCCCGGGGACACTGGTCTGA
- the CCDC120 gene encoding coiled-coil domain-containing protein 120 isoform X3, with amino-acid sequence MGWPSPWPGRLGHCLVGGGLGIRHCAHPLIATTSRSRAWSRRLFFEVPEATPQHLSALALALSSHQPQPLDSTRMEVKGQLISSPTFSASAALFGEAAPQVKSERLRGLLDRQRTLQEALSLKLQELRKVCLQEAELTGQLPPECPLEPGERPQLVRRRPPAARAYPPLHPNPAHHSLCPAKAPQELALEALEREVSVQQQIAAAARRLALAPELSAEQRRRRRQVQADALRRLHELEEQLGDVRAHLGLPGIPPPQPLPLSTGAVITAQGVCLGTRLTQLSQEEPRGCFPLAERPSPPKAWDQLRAVSGGSPERRTPWKPPPSDLYGDLKSRRNSVASPTSPTRSLPRSASSFEGRSVPATPVLTRGAGPQLCKPEGLHSRQWSGSQDSQMGFPRADPVSDRASLFAARTRRSNSSEALLVDRAASGGAGSPPAPLVPPAAGPPVCKSSEVLYERPQPTPAFSSRTAGPPDPPRAARPSSAAPASRGVPRLPPVCGDFLLDYSLDRGLPRGGGGTGWGELLPAAEVPGPLSRRDGLLAMLPGPPPVYAADGSSPLLRSKDPHSRATRTKPCGLPLEAAEGPEVHPNPLLWMPPPARIPPAGERSGHKNLALEGLRDWYIRNSGLATGPQRRPGLPHMGPQHPTFLHARCYEVGQALYGAPSQAPLPHSRSFTAPPVSGRYGGCFY; translated from the exons ATGGGCTGGCCCAGTCCCTGGCCAGGTAGGCTGGGCCATTGCCTAGTGGGAGGCGGCCTAGGCATCCGCCACTGCGCTCACCCGCTTATTGCCACTACCAGCCGGAGCAGGGCCTGGTCGAGACGACTATTTTTTGAGGTACCTGAGGCCACCCCACAGCACCTCTCTGCTCTGGCATTG GCCTTGTCCAGCCATCAGCCACAGCCTCTTGACAGCACCAGGATGGAAGTCAAAGGTCAGCTGATCAGCTCTCCCACCTTCAGTGCCTCAG CTGCCCTGTTTGGAGAGGCTGCCCCCCAGGTGAAGTCAGAGCGTCTGCGGGGGCTGCTCGACCGTCAGCGGACCCTGCAGGAGGCCCTGAGCCTGAAACTTCAGGAGCTACGAAAAGTGTGTCTCCAGGAGGCG GAGCTGACTGGCCAGCTGCCCCCCGAGTGCCCACTGGAGCCTGGTGAACGGCCCCAGTTGGTCCGTCGGCGGCCGCCTGCAGCCCGTGCCTATCCTCCACTGCACCCCAATCCAGCACACCACTCCTTGTGCCCTGCCAAG GCCCCACAGGAGCTGGCGCTCGAGGCCCTGGAGCGCGAAGTGTCAGTGCAGCAGCAGATTGCGGCAGCTGCCCGCCGCCTGGCCTTGGCCCCTGAGCTCAGCGCGGAGCAGCGCCGACGTCGGCGCCAGGTCCAGGCAGATGCTTTGCGGAGGCTGCATGAGCTGGAGGAGCAGCTCGGGGACGTCCGGGCCCACCTGGGTCTCCCGGGGATCCCGCCGCCCCAGCCCCTGCCGCTGTCCACTGGGGCAGTTATCACTGCCCAGGGAGTCTGCCTGGGCACGCGCCTCACTCAGCTCAGCCAAG AGGAGCCCCGTGGCTGCTTCCCTCTGGCTGAGCGCCCTTCACCACCGAAGGCCTGGGACCAGCTGCGGGCAGTATCTGGGGGCAGCCCTGAGCGGCGAACCCCGTGGAAACCACCCCCGTCGGATCTTTATGGGGATCTGAAGAGCCGGCGGAACTCTGTGGCCAGCCCCACCAG CCCCACACGCTCGCTGCCCAGGAGTGCCTCCAGTTTTGAGGGGCGAAGTGTGCCTGCCACCCCTGTCCTCACCCGGGGCGCTGGCCCCCAGCTCTGCAA ACCTGAAGGCCTCCATTCTCGCCAGTGGTCCGGCAGCCAGGACTCCCAGATGGGCTTCCCCCGGGCGGACCCTGTCTCCGACCGTGCCTCCCTCTTCGCAGCTCGCACCCGCCGCAGCAATAGCTCCGAGGCCCTGCTGGTGGACCGGGCAGCTAGTGGGGGAGCTGGCTCCCCGCCTGCACCTCTGGTTCCCCCTGCCGCTGGTCCCCCAGTCTGCAAGAGCAGTGAGGTGCTGTATGAGCGCCCCCAACCAACTCCTGCCTTCTCCTCCCGCACGGCTGGCCCCCCAGACCCTCCCCGGGCTGCCCGGCCCAGCTCAGCCGCCCCTGCCTCCCGCGGGGTCCCCCGGCTCCCGCCTGTGTGTGGGGACTTCCTCTTGGACTACTCCCTGGACCGGGGCCTGCCCCGCGGTGGCGGCGGGACAGGCTGGGGGGAGCTGCTGCCCGCAGCTGAGGTCCCAGGACCCCTCTCCCGCCGTGATGGGCTCCTCGCCATGCTCCCAGGCCCACCACCTGTGTATGCAGCTGATGGCAGCAGCCCCCTCCTCCGCAGCAAGGACCCCCACAGCCGTGCCACCCGCACCAAGCCCTGTGGCCTGCCCCTGGAGGCCGCTGAGGGCCCAGAGGTGCATCCCAACCCTCTGCTGTGGATGCCCCCACCCGCCCGTATCCCCCCAGCTGGTGAGCGCAGCGGCCACAAGAACCTTGCCCTGGAGGGGCTGCGGGACTGGTACATCCGGAACTCGGGACTGGCCACAGGGCCCCAGCGCCGGCCTGGGCTCCCCCACATGGGCCCGCAGCACCCGACCTTCCTCCATGCCCGCTGCTATGAGGTGGGCCAGGCGCTGTATGGGGCCCCCAGCCAGGCACCACTCCCGCACTCAAGGAGTTTCACGGCGCCCCCTGTCTCCGGCAGGTATGGGGGGTGCTTTTACTGA